A genomic window from Lutra lutra chromosome 17, mLutLut1.2, whole genome shotgun sequence includes:
- the KASH5 gene encoding protein KASH5 isoform X8 — translation MDVPESRADGPAAKMYLWDQLEEGSLGTLLSLEEQILNSTFEACDTQRTGLVAVTHVLAYLEAVTGQDPQDARLQTLACNLDPNGEGPQATVDLDTFLAVMRDWIAACQLDGGLELEEETAFKGALTSQQPPSGCPEAEEPANLESFGGEDPRAELPATADLLSSLEDLELSNRRLAGENAKLQRSLETAEEGSTRLGEEIAALRKQLRSTQQALQWAKAVDEELEDLKTLAKGLEEQNRSLLAQARQTEKEQQHLVAEMETLQEENGKLLAEQDGVKRRSEELATEKEALKRQLYECERLICQRDAVLSERTRHAESLAKTLEEYRTTTQELRLEISHLEEQLSQTHEGPDGLLEGAQARRVGWTRLLPPSLGVEIEAIRQKQLLLSQKQEVAAAALSSPLCGVWQWEEVIIETDEEVELLPEAPAGTLRHLQGELAHLQGGRKERSMWLPRREEEEEAVPQIMANLPSPLGDPHPGDVLESPPESSPTEPEPQQALVPVPRELVPVRRPGWGQLCLPSLQPEPLRCAPRHLQNEGGRHTLGYCPLLRQPQQPPTLGPSLSTGLPPTRITRPPLIPAPVLGLLLLLVLSILLLGQSPPPTWPHLQLCYLQPPPV, via the exons ATGGATGTGCCAGAGAGTCGCGCGGATGGCCCCGCTGCCAAAA TGTACCTCTGGGACCAGTTGGAGGAGGGGAGCCTCGGGACGCTGCTGAGCTTGGAGGAGCAAATACTCAACTCTACGTTCGAAGCTTGTGACACCCAGAGgacag GCCTTGTGGCTGTGACCCACGTATTAGCATACCTGGAGGCTGTGACAGGACAGGACCCACAGGATGCACGCCTCCAAACACTGGCCTGCAACCTGGACCCCAATGGGGAGGGCCCTCAGGCCACTGTGGACTTGGACACCTTCCTGGCCGTCATGAGGGACTGGATCGCTGCCTGTCAGTTGGATGG GGGATTAGAGCTGGAAGAGGAGACAGCCTTCAAGGGGGCCCTGACCTCCCAGCAACCGCCATCTG gATGCCCAGAAGCTGAGGAGCCAGCCAACCTGGAGAGCTTTGGAGGCGAAGACCCCAGAGCTGAGCT gCCCGCCACCGCCGACCTGCTGAGCAGCCTGGAGGACCTGGAGCTCAGCAACCGCAGGCTGGCCGGGGAGAACGCCAAGCTCCAGCGCAGCCTGGAGACCGCCGAGGAGGGGTCCACACGCCTCGGGGAGGAGATCGCGGCCCTGCGCAAGCAGCTTCGCAG CACCCAGCAGGCCCTGCAGTGGGCCAAGGCCGTGGACGAGGAGCTGGAGGACCTGAAGACTCTGGCCAAGGGCCTGGAGGAGCAGAATCGCAGCCTCCTGGCCCAGGCCCGGCAGACG GAAAAGGAACAGCAGCATTTGGTGGCCGAGATGGAGACTCTGCAGGAGGAG aaCGGGAAGCTGCTGGCGGAGCAGGATGGAGTCAAAAGGAGGAGTGAGGAGCTGGCCACGGAGAAGGAGGCTTTGAAG CGGCAGCTCTATGAGTGCGAACGCCTCATTTGCCAACGAGATGCTGTCCTCTCAGAG CGCACTCGCCATGCGGAGAGTCTGGCCAAGACGTTGGAGGAGTACAGAACGACCACCCAG GAACTGAGGCTGGAAATCTCACATCTGGAGGAGCAGCTGAGTCAGACCCATGAGGGGCCGGATGG GCTACTGGAAGGGGCCCAGGCGAGAAGAGTGGGCTGGACCAGGCTGCTGCCCCCGTCACTGGGCGTGGAGATCGAGGCCATTCGGCAG AAACAGCTTCTCCTCTCCCAGAAACAAGAAGTGGCAGCCGCTGCTCTCTCCAGCCCTCTGTGTGGAGTGTGGCAGTGGGAGGAGGTCATCATTGAGACGGATGAGGAAGTGGAGCTTCTGCCTGAAGCCCCGGCTGGGACACTG AGACACTTGCAGGGAGAGCTAGCACACcttcagggaggaaggaaggaacgatcAATGTG GTTGcccagaagagaggaagaggaggaagcagtgcCCCAGATCATG GCCAATCTCCCCAGCCCTCTGGGGGACCCGCATCCTGGAGATGTTCTGGAAAGCCCTCCTGAGAG CAGCCCCACCGAGCCCGAGCCACAGCAAGCATTGGTGCCTGTGCCCAGAGAGCTGGTCCCAGTCAGGAGACCAGGCTGGGGccagctctgcctgccctccctgcagcctgagccactcaggtgcgcCCCGAGGCATCTCCAGAATGAGGGTGGCCGGCACACGCTGGGGTACTGCCCCCTGTTGAGACAGCCCCAGCAGCCTCCCACCCTGGGGCCTTCCCTGAGCACTGGGCTGCCTCCCACCAGGATCACTCGGCCGCCGCTGATCCCGGCCCCTGTCCtgggcctgctgctgctgctggtgctgtCCATCCTGCTGCTAGGCCAGTCCCCGCCACCCACCtggccccacctccagctctgctACCTCCAGCCCCCCCCAGTGTGA
- the KASH5 gene encoding protein KASH5 isoform X3 produces the protein MHPSLRRENRPQHTGRGRPSLPPPSHVPPTLARSANTHAPAPLGDVRDLVALRMRGLVVAGALRVGEPLSAPPGDGGRLLASPAAAERPRWPMDVPESRADGPAAKMYLWDQLEEGSLGTLLSLEEQILNSTFEACDTQRTGLVAVTHVLAYLEAVTGQDPQDARLQTLACNLDPNGEGPQATVDLDTFLAVMRDWIAACQLDGGLELEEETAFKGALTSQQPPSGCPEAEEPANLESFGGEDPRAELPATADLLSSLEDLELSNRRLAGENAKLQRSLETAEEGSTRLGEEIAALRKQLRSTQQALQWAKAVDEELEDLKTLAKGLEEQNRSLLAQARQTEKEQQHLVAEMETLQEENGKLLAEQDGVKRRSEELATEKEALKRQLYECERLICQRDAVLSERTRHAESLAKTLEEYRTTTQELRLEISHLEEQLSQTHEGPDGLLEGAQARRVGWTRLLPPSLGVEIEAIRQLLLSQKQEVAAAALSSPLCGVWQWEEVIIETDEEVELLPEAPAGTLRHLQGELAHLQGGRKERSMWLPRREEEEEAVPQIMANLPSPLGDPHPGDVLESPPESSPTEPEPQQALVPVPRELVPVRRPGWGQLCLPSLQPEPLRCAPRHLQNEGGRHTLGYCPLLRQPQQPPTLGPSLSTGLPPTRITRPPLIPAPVLGLLLLLVLSILLLGQSPPPTWPHLQLCYLQPPPV, from the exons ATGCACCCAAGCTTGAGGCGGGAGAATAGACCCCAGCACACGGGACGCGGACGCCCCTCGCTTCCCCCACCATCCCACGTTCCTCCAACCTTGGCGCGCTCGGCCAATACGCATGCGCCCGCTCCACTAGGCGATGTGCGCGACCTGGTTGCCCTACGCATGCGCGGCCTCGTGGTGGCAG GAGCTCTCAGAGTCGGAGAGCCTTTGTCAGCCCCTCCCGGTGATGGAGGCAGGCTGTTAGCCTCTCCAGCAGCTGCGGAACGACCACGGTGGCCCATGGATGTGCCAGAGAGTCGCGCGGATGGCCCCGCTGCCAAAA TGTACCTCTGGGACCAGTTGGAGGAGGGGAGCCTCGGGACGCTGCTGAGCTTGGAGGAGCAAATACTCAACTCTACGTTCGAAGCTTGTGACACCCAGAGgacag GCCTTGTGGCTGTGACCCACGTATTAGCATACCTGGAGGCTGTGACAGGACAGGACCCACAGGATGCACGCCTCCAAACACTGGCCTGCAACCTGGACCCCAATGGGGAGGGCCCTCAGGCCACTGTGGACTTGGACACCTTCCTGGCCGTCATGAGGGACTGGATCGCTGCCTGTCAGTTGGATGG GGGATTAGAGCTGGAAGAGGAGACAGCCTTCAAGGGGGCCCTGACCTCCCAGCAACCGCCATCTG gATGCCCAGAAGCTGAGGAGCCAGCCAACCTGGAGAGCTTTGGAGGCGAAGACCCCAGAGCTGAGCT gCCCGCCACCGCCGACCTGCTGAGCAGCCTGGAGGACCTGGAGCTCAGCAACCGCAGGCTGGCCGGGGAGAACGCCAAGCTCCAGCGCAGCCTGGAGACCGCCGAGGAGGGGTCCACACGCCTCGGGGAGGAGATCGCGGCCCTGCGCAAGCAGCTTCGCAG CACCCAGCAGGCCCTGCAGTGGGCCAAGGCCGTGGACGAGGAGCTGGAGGACCTGAAGACTCTGGCCAAGGGCCTGGAGGAGCAGAATCGCAGCCTCCTGGCCCAGGCCCGGCAGACG GAAAAGGAACAGCAGCATTTGGTGGCCGAGATGGAGACTCTGCAGGAGGAG aaCGGGAAGCTGCTGGCGGAGCAGGATGGAGTCAAAAGGAGGAGTGAGGAGCTGGCCACGGAGAAGGAGGCTTTGAAG CGGCAGCTCTATGAGTGCGAACGCCTCATTTGCCAACGAGATGCTGTCCTCTCAGAG CGCACTCGCCATGCGGAGAGTCTGGCCAAGACGTTGGAGGAGTACAGAACGACCACCCAG GAACTGAGGCTGGAAATCTCACATCTGGAGGAGCAGCTGAGTCAGACCCATGAGGGGCCGGATGG GCTACTGGAAGGGGCCCAGGCGAGAAGAGTGGGCTGGACCAGGCTGCTGCCCCCGTCACTGGGCGTGGAGATCGAGGCCATTCGGCAG CTTCTCCTCTCCCAGAAACAAGAAGTGGCAGCCGCTGCTCTCTCCAGCCCTCTGTGTGGAGTGTGGCAGTGGGAGGAGGTCATCATTGAGACGGATGAGGAAGTGGAGCTTCTGCCTGAAGCCCCGGCTGGGACACTG AGACACTTGCAGGGAGAGCTAGCACACcttcagggaggaaggaaggaacgatcAATGTG GTTGcccagaagagaggaagaggaggaagcagtgcCCCAGATCATG GCCAATCTCCCCAGCCCTCTGGGGGACCCGCATCCTGGAGATGTTCTGGAAAGCCCTCCTGAGAG CAGCCCCACCGAGCCCGAGCCACAGCAAGCATTGGTGCCTGTGCCCAGAGAGCTGGTCCCAGTCAGGAGACCAGGCTGGGGccagctctgcctgccctccctgcagcctgagccactcaggtgcgcCCCGAGGCATCTCCAGAATGAGGGTGGCCGGCACACGCTGGGGTACTGCCCCCTGTTGAGACAGCCCCAGCAGCCTCCCACCCTGGGGCCTTCCCTGAGCACTGGGCTGCCTCCCACCAGGATCACTCGGCCGCCGCTGATCCCGGCCCCTGTCCtgggcctgctgctgctgctggtgctgtCCATCCTGCTGCTAGGCCAGTCCCCGCCACCCACCtggccccacctccagctctgctACCTCCAGCCCCCCCCAGTGTGA
- the KASH5 gene encoding protein KASH5 isoform X6, giving the protein MHPSLRRENRPQHTGRGRPSLPPPSHVPPTLARSANTHAPAPLGDVRDLVALRMRGLVVAGALRVGEPLSAPPGDGGRLLASPAAAERPRWPMDVPESRADGPAAKMYLWDQLEEGSLGTLLSLEEQILNSTFEACDTQRTGLVAVTHVLAYLEAVTGQDPQDARLQTLACNLDPNGEGPQATVDLDTFLAVMRDWIAACQLDGGLELEEETAFKGALTSQQPPSGCPEAEEPANLESFGGEDPRAELPATADLLSSLEDLELSNRRLAGENAKLQRSLETAEEGSTRLGEEIAALRKQLRSTQQALQWAKAVDEELEDLKTLAKGLEEQNRSLLAQARQTEKEQQHLVAEMETLQEENGKLLAEQDGVKRRSEELATEKEALKRQLYECERLICQRDAVLSERTRHAESLAKTLEEYRTTTQELRLEISHLEEQLSQTHEGPDGLLEGAQARRVGWTRLLPPSLGVEIEAIRQKQLLLSQKQEVAAAALSSPLCGVWQWEEVIIETDEEVELLPEAPAGTLRHLQGELAHLQGGRKERSMWLPRREEEEEAVPQIMANLPSPLGDPHPGDVLESPPESPTEPEPQQALVPVPRELVPVRRPGWGQLCLPSLQPEPLRITRPPLIPAPVLGLLLLLVLSILLLGQSPPPTWPHLQLCYLQPPPV; this is encoded by the exons ATGCACCCAAGCTTGAGGCGGGAGAATAGACCCCAGCACACGGGACGCGGACGCCCCTCGCTTCCCCCACCATCCCACGTTCCTCCAACCTTGGCGCGCTCGGCCAATACGCATGCGCCCGCTCCACTAGGCGATGTGCGCGACCTGGTTGCCCTACGCATGCGCGGCCTCGTGGTGGCAG GAGCTCTCAGAGTCGGAGAGCCTTTGTCAGCCCCTCCCGGTGATGGAGGCAGGCTGTTAGCCTCTCCAGCAGCTGCGGAACGACCACGGTGGCCCATGGATGTGCCAGAGAGTCGCGCGGATGGCCCCGCTGCCAAAA TGTACCTCTGGGACCAGTTGGAGGAGGGGAGCCTCGGGACGCTGCTGAGCTTGGAGGAGCAAATACTCAACTCTACGTTCGAAGCTTGTGACACCCAGAGgacag GCCTTGTGGCTGTGACCCACGTATTAGCATACCTGGAGGCTGTGACAGGACAGGACCCACAGGATGCACGCCTCCAAACACTGGCCTGCAACCTGGACCCCAATGGGGAGGGCCCTCAGGCCACTGTGGACTTGGACACCTTCCTGGCCGTCATGAGGGACTGGATCGCTGCCTGTCAGTTGGATGG GGGATTAGAGCTGGAAGAGGAGACAGCCTTCAAGGGGGCCCTGACCTCCCAGCAACCGCCATCTG gATGCCCAGAAGCTGAGGAGCCAGCCAACCTGGAGAGCTTTGGAGGCGAAGACCCCAGAGCTGAGCT gCCCGCCACCGCCGACCTGCTGAGCAGCCTGGAGGACCTGGAGCTCAGCAACCGCAGGCTGGCCGGGGAGAACGCCAAGCTCCAGCGCAGCCTGGAGACCGCCGAGGAGGGGTCCACACGCCTCGGGGAGGAGATCGCGGCCCTGCGCAAGCAGCTTCGCAG CACCCAGCAGGCCCTGCAGTGGGCCAAGGCCGTGGACGAGGAGCTGGAGGACCTGAAGACTCTGGCCAAGGGCCTGGAGGAGCAGAATCGCAGCCTCCTGGCCCAGGCCCGGCAGACG GAAAAGGAACAGCAGCATTTGGTGGCCGAGATGGAGACTCTGCAGGAGGAG aaCGGGAAGCTGCTGGCGGAGCAGGATGGAGTCAAAAGGAGGAGTGAGGAGCTGGCCACGGAGAAGGAGGCTTTGAAG CGGCAGCTCTATGAGTGCGAACGCCTCATTTGCCAACGAGATGCTGTCCTCTCAGAG CGCACTCGCCATGCGGAGAGTCTGGCCAAGACGTTGGAGGAGTACAGAACGACCACCCAG GAACTGAGGCTGGAAATCTCACATCTGGAGGAGCAGCTGAGTCAGACCCATGAGGGGCCGGATGG GCTACTGGAAGGGGCCCAGGCGAGAAGAGTGGGCTGGACCAGGCTGCTGCCCCCGTCACTGGGCGTGGAGATCGAGGCCATTCGGCAG AAACAGCTTCTCCTCTCCCAGAAACAAGAAGTGGCAGCCGCTGCTCTCTCCAGCCCTCTGTGTGGAGTGTGGCAGTGGGAGGAGGTCATCATTGAGACGGATGAGGAAGTGGAGCTTCTGCCTGAAGCCCCGGCTGGGACACTG AGACACTTGCAGGGAGAGCTAGCACACcttcagggaggaaggaaggaacgatcAATGTG GTTGcccagaagagaggaagaggaggaagcagtgcCCCAGATCATG GCCAATCTCCCCAGCCCTCTGGGGGACCCGCATCCTGGAGATGTTCTGGAAAGCCCTCCTGAGAG CCCCACCGAGCCCGAGCCACAGCAAGCATTGGTGCCTGTGCCCAGAGAGCTGGTCCCAGTCAGGAGACCAGGCTGGGGccagctctgcctgccctccctgcagcctgagccactcag GATCACTCGGCCGCCGCTGATCCCGGCCCCTGTCCtgggcctgctgctgctgctggtgctgtCCATCCTGCTGCTAGGCCAGTCCCCGCCACCCACCtggccccacctccagctctgctACCTCCAGCCCCCCCCAGTGTGA